The proteins below come from a single Aegilops tauschii subsp. strangulata cultivar AL8/78 chromosome 6, Aet v6.0, whole genome shotgun sequence genomic window:
- the LOC109743620 gene encoding protein DETOXIFICATION 19-like, translating to MTSAPLLLGGCEPADGKGGEGEAKPCSPAWLRRLIDTEEAWAQLQFAVPMVLTNMSYYGIPLVSVMFSGHLGDVHLAGSTLGNSWATVTGYAFVRRRCSHEPTHVILVLEAHAWRARPRGRVLLRMPPRDDLCLDPAE from the exons ATGACTTCGGCTCCTCTGCTGCTCGGTGGCTGCGAGCCCGCCGATGGCAAGGGCGGCGAAGGAGAGGCGAAGCCCTGCTCGCCGGCGTGGTTGCGCCGCCTGATCGACACGGAGGAGGCGTGGGCGCAGCTGCAGTTCGCGGTGCCGATGGTCCTCACCAACATGTCCTACTACGGCATCCCGCTGGTGTCCGTCATGTTCTCCGGCCACCTCGGCGACGTCCACCTCGCCGGCTCAACGCTCGGCAACTCCTGGGCCACCGTCACCGGCTACGCCTTCGTG AGGAGGCGGTGTTCGCATGAACCGACACATGTCATTCTTGTTCTGGAAGCGCATGCCTGGAGAGCACGACCACGAGGCCGGGTCCTCCTCAGGATGCCGCCGCGTGACGACCTTTGCCTTGACCCCGCGGAATGA
- the LOC109743619 gene encoding protein DETOXIFICATION 19, with protein sequence MSSAAPLLQPAGGKGGEAKRPCGCPPAWLRRLIDTEEAWAQLQFAVPMVLTNMSYYGIPLVSVMFSGHLGDVHLAGATLGNSWATVTGYAFVTGMSGALETLCGQAYGARLYRMLGLYLQSSLIMSAVVSMVIAVLWLFTEPLLLCLRQEPEVSRAAAVFIRYQIPGLFAFSFLQCLIRYLQTQSIVLPLVICSMVPFLLHIVLNHLLVNVLGYGLIGASAAISITLWFSCLMLLGYVMRSKEFSETWKGFSTDAFNYVMPTIKLATPSAIMVCLEYWAFELLVLIAGLLPNSTVSTSLIAMCSSTEAIAYMITYGFSAAVSTRVSNEIGAGNVDMAKNAVAVTLKLSVFLAFSFILLLGLGHGLWARLFSGSEVIVAEFTAITPLLMISIVLDSAQGVLSGVARGCGWQHLAAMTNLVAFYFIGMPLAMLFAFKLNFYTTGLWSGLICGLTCQTSTLVVITARTKWSKIVDAMQQEKANYIA encoded by the exons ATGTCCTCGGCGGCCCCGCTGCTCCAGCCCGCCGGCGGCAAGGGCGGCGAGGCGAAGAGGCCCTGCGGGTGCCCGCCGGCGTGGCTGCGCCGCCTGATCGACACGGAGGAGGCGTGGGCGCAGCTGCAGTTCGCGGTGCCCATGGTCCTCACCAACATGTCCTACTACGGCATCCCGCTGGTGTCCGTCATGTTCTCCGGCCACCTCGGCGACGTCCACCTCGCCGGCGCCACGCTCGGCAACTCCTGGGCCACCGTCACCGGCTACGCCTTCGTG ACCGGTATGAGCGGCGCCCTGGAGACGCTATGCGGGCAGGCCTACGGCGCCCGACTATACCGCATGCTAGGACTGTACCTACAGTCGTCGCTCATCATGTCGGCCGTGGTGTCCATGGTCATCGCTGTCCTGTGGCTGTTCACGGAGCCGCTGCTTCTGTGCCTGCGTCAAGAACCTGAGGTGTCCCGCGCCGCCGCGGTGTTCATTCGGTACCAGATCCCCGGTCTGTTCGCCTTCTCCTTCCTGCAGTGCCTTATACGGTACTTGCAAACGCAATCCATCGTCCTGCCGCTCGTCATCTGCTCCATGGTGCCATTCCTGCTCCACATCGTGCTGAACCACCTGCTGGTGAACGTGCTCGGCTATGGCCTCATCGGCGCGTCTGCCGCCATCTCCATCACCTTATGGTTCTCCTGCCTGATGCTGCTTGGGTACGTGATGCGGTCCAAGGAGTTTAGCGAGACGTGGAAGGGTTTCTCCACCGACGCGTTCAACTACGTGATGCCGACGATCAAGCTCGCTACGCCCTCCGCCATCATGGTTTG CTTGGAGTACTGGGCGTTTGAGCTTCTGGTTCTTATCGCTGGCTTGCTACCGAATTCCACAGTGAGCACGTCACTGATCGCCATGTG CTCGAGCACGGAGGCGATTGCCTACATGATCACCTACGGATTCAGTGCCGCTGTAAG CACCCGGGTGTCGAATGAGATAGGAGCCGGGAACGTGGATATGGCGAAGAATGCGGTCGCGGTGACGCTCAAACTGTCAGTGTTCCTCGCCTTCTCCTTCATCCTGCTGCTGGGCTTAGGCCATGGCCTTTGGGCGAGACTCTTCAGCGGGAGCGAGGTGATTGTGGCAGAATTCACGGCCATCACCCCTCTGCTGATGATCTCCATCGTGCTCGACTCCGCGCAGGGCGTACTGTCAG GGGTGGCGAGGGGCTGCGGATGGCAGCACCTGGCGGCGATGACGAACCTTGTGGCGTTCTACTTCATCGGCATGCCGTTGGCCATGCTCTTTGCCTTCAAGCTCAATTTCTACACCACG GGTTTATGGTCGGGTCTGATCTGCGGGCTGACTTGCCAGACCAGCACGCTGGTGGTGATCACCGCCCGCACGAAATGGTCCAAGATCGTGGATGCGATgcagcaagagaaggccaactaCATCGCTTGA